A single region of the Strigops habroptila isolate Jane chromosome 3, bStrHab1.2.pri, whole genome shotgun sequence genome encodes:
- the TRIOBP gene encoding TRIO and F-actin-binding protein isoform X4, producing the protein MLHQWREPDLLNFKKGWMSILDEPGEWKKHWFVLTDSSLRYYRDSNAEEADDLDGEIDLRSCTDVTEFAVQRNYGFQIHTKDAVFTLSAMTSGIRRNWIEALRKNVRPVSAPDVTKLSDCDKENFRNCVPQKGSLRTEEQQRPGSGSEGNSKGSHWKADGQRHAFDYVELSPLPQDPGNQGSPQRTRGSLRMSDRTAKHEELERDLAVRSEERRKWFEAPDVRVPNSDGPGGDSSRKVEELDLPTPPLSEDQRIQLNEEIEKKWLELERLPLKDSRRVPLTALLNQSKGGHGDTNEALKKEVQSLRAQLESCRARNESLREAAKSQGEGHVPRGYISQEACERSLAAMESSHQQVMEELQRHHQRELERLRQEKERLLAEEAAATAAAIEALKKAHREEMNKELCRTRSFQQCSSVSDALQKQHQLDVESLKRELQVLSEQYSQKCLEIGELTQKAEEREQTLQHCQQEGKELLRKNQELQTRLSDEIGKLRSFISSRNSGDRSPNNNERNTCELEVLLRVKENELQYLKKEVQCLREELQMMQKDKRFASGKYQDVYAELNHIKVRSEREIEQLKEHLRLAMAALQEKESLRNSVGE; encoded by the exons ATGCTGCACCAGTGGCGTGAG CCGGATCTCCTCAATTTCAAGAAGGGATGGATGTCCATCCTGGACGAGCCAGGAGAG TGGAAGAAACATTGGTTCGTGCTGACGGACTCGAGCCTGAGGTATTACCGGGACTCGAACGCAGAGGAG GCTGATGACCTCGATGGAGAAATCGACCTCCGCTCCTGCACAGACGTGACAGAGTTTGCCGTGCAGCGCAACTACGGCTTCCAGATACAC ACAAAGGATGCCGTCTTCACCCTGTCAGCAATGACCTCAGGCATCCGGCGCAACTGGATTGAGGCCCTGAGGAAGAATGTGCGCCCAGTCAGTGCTCCAGATGTCACCAA GCTCTCTGACTGCGATAAGGAGAACTTCCGTAACTGTGTCCCCCAGAAGGGCTCGCTCCGGACAGAGGAACAGCAGCGGCCAGGCTCTGGCTCTGAGGGGAACTCAAAGGGCAGCCACTGGAAGGCGGATGGGCAGCGCCATGCCTTTGACTATGTGGAGCTGTCTCCCTTGCCTCAGGACCCCGGGAATCAGGGGTCCCCACAGAGGACGAGAGGGAGCTTGAGGATGTCCGACCGAACTGCCAAGCACGAGGAGCTGGAGCGGGATCTGGCTGTCCGTTCGGAGGAGAGGCGGAAATGGTTTGAGGCCCCTGATGTCAGGGTCCCAAACAGCGATGGCCCAGGGGGAGACTCTTCCCGCAAGGTGGAGGAGCTGGACCTCCCCACTCCCCCACTTTCGGAGGACCAGCGGATTCAGCTGAATGAGGAGATAGAGAAGAAGTGGCTGGAGCTGGAACGCCTGCCCTTGAAGGACTCGCGGCGGGTGCCCTTGACAGCACTGCTGAATCAGAGCAAGGGGGGCCATGGAGACACCAATGAGGCACTGAAAAAGGAG GTCCAGTCACTGCGGGCGCAGCTGGAATCCTGCCGGGCCCGAAATGAGAGCCTTCGGGAGGCAGCGAAATCCCAGGGAGAAGGCCACGTGCCCCGGGGGTACATCTCACAG GAGGCCTGTGAGCGCAGCCTGGCTGCGATGGAGTCGTCCCACCAACAAGTGATGGAGGAGCTCCAGCGGCACCACCAGCGGGAGCTGGAGCGGCTGCGGCAGGAGAAGGAGCGGCTCCtggcagaggaggcagcagcaacagcagcag CCATCGAGGCACTGAAGAAAGCCCACCGGGAGGAGATGAATAAGGAGCTGTGCAGGACACGAAGCTTCCAGCAATGCAGCTCAGTCTCAGATGCCCTCCAGAAGCAGCACCA GTTGGACGTGGAATCCCTGAAGCGGGAGCTGCAGGTGCTCTCTGAGCAGTATTCCCAAAAGTGCCTGGAAATCGGGGAGCTCACCCAGAAGGCAGAGGAGCGGGAGCAGACGCTGCAGCACTGtcagcaggaggggaaggagctcCTCCGGAAAAACCAG gagctgcagaccCGCCTCTCGGATGAGATCGGGAAGCTGCGAAGCTTCATTTCCTCACGGAACTCTGGGGACCGCTCTCCGAACAATAATGAGCGGAACACCTGCGAGCTGGAG GTGCTGCTGCGGGTGAAGGAGAATGAGCTCCAGTACCTAAAGAAAGAGGTGCAGTGCCTCCGGGAGGAGCTGCAGATGATGCAAAAG GATAAGAGATTTGCCTCAGGGAAATACCAAGACGTCTATGCAGAGCTGAATCACATCAAGGTGCGCTCAGAGCGAGAGATCGAGCAGCTGAAGGAGCACCTGCGCCTGGccatggcagctctgcaggagaagGAGTCGCTGCGCAACAGCGTTGGCGAGTAA